TGACTTCCTAATTTATTTTGGGAGTTGTGGACCTCAGATTTGAATAATTTTCTAAGGTACTTCGAGATTTCATCACGAGGGTAAGAATCTATCTCAATATTTGATATCCCCGGCTAAtttaacatttattttgtgattGAATCAGTGTTTGGGTATTGAAAATTGAGGGGTTTTGCCTTAAGCTTTGAGTTGGTATATTTTAGATTTGAGGTTCAATTCGTACTCAAAATTTGCCTAATTTTTGGTGCACAAGTGTTTTATTTTATAGGTAAattgattttgaaataatttttaaattttgacctCAAGGGTTTAGAATTGATTTTTTGACTCAATTTCTAATTTAaacttttatataataatatgggtgtcgATAGACCTATGATTTTAATATATTAGGAGATTTCTAAGGCAATTCAGAAAGAAAAGGCGCTCCTGTGAGGATTCATGACGCGTTTGATCATTTTAGAGGTAGATTATGACATACtcttttagacttggcttgagTGATAGTTTATTGTGGAAAGTGTGTTATGGGATGGACATATTGGGGAGATTGTAGGGATTTAGAAGAATGATTATTATGTGTAATCTAGGTTGTATAACGACCCTCATGTTTGACCCTTTTAATAGCTTTTGTTAGTTGTTTATGACTTGCGGAAATATGAGGCAAAATTTCTGAGGTGGTTCGCTTATTGGAAAGTTTTTCAATTTGaatgtttgaaatttaaaaattgaaaaatttgaCCAAAGGCAATATTTGGGGTTGACGAAGTTGGATTAGAGCTTTGATGATTGCACTAGATGTGAAGAGGGATATATGACTTAGTTGAGGGTTCGAAATGGTTTTCAAGGTGTTCAAGGGTATTTTGGATCCTTTTGTGGAATTCtagtttatcataaatttgAAGTTGATCACGATCACATTTGGTCAAAAACAACCTCGAAATGGTAATTTGATGATTTGACCAAGTCTGCCATACGTTTTATGATCGTTTTGTAGTATTGATTAGCGTTCGAGAGGCTTCAAATGATTTTTGAGAGGTGTTTGGGTGTTTTGGTGTTGGAATGTAATCATAAAATCTTGGCgtcattaatttaatttttaagtttatttataaTCAATCATGTTGACTgacaatatttttaataatattattggAATACTGACTTTTTAAGTGAGAACATGATTTGAAATTCAACAACACTAAAGAATGTTCAAGAATCTAGTATGTGTACATGTTCCAATGTTGAATAAGTATATGATCTGAGTTTCAGATTGTATAAGAACTCGAATATGATTTTTCAAGACTATGATTGAGCAAAATCATATGTTTATTAATTGATTCCACCATATTTGGAACAATTACGACTCTTTGTTTGAGGTATCTTATATTATTGTAATGActgataaaatcaaaatatatactttTATTAAATCAACGATCTCTTTTATTAAACTATACCATAtagtatttgaatttttttcatttccagCAACTAAACTATCAATCCTATCATCACCAATTTAAAAGATTCAATCTGAAAAACTCTCAACTAATCCGGCTTGGGCGCTATTTCATTACCTAGCAATCTCATATTCTTTGTTAGCATTAAGAGTAGATAGTGGGATCATGAATATGAAGAATTGAGAGAATCATTAATAATATCTTGCCTAGTACCTGTTGGAGTGACAAATAATATTTGTCTGAAGTCATCACCAAGAAAAACTGGTTTACCTTCAAATAATCGTTCTAAATTGAATGCATCTTTAAACCTTAGAAATATctcttaggggtcgtttggtgtagGGATATATATAAATAGTCCTAGGATAAAAAATAGTCGAGGGATACAATTTTGGTGTCTTGTTTGGTTGACAAGTTTTGGATAACTTATGCCACCATTTATACCAtagtgatgggataagttatcttatatatatagtgggaTGAGTATCCCATTTATCCCAGCATAATTAATCCTGAGATAACTTGTTCCCAACTAAACGACCCCTTAGAGTTTTATCAAGAGTCTCATATCTATGCAATATTGGTGTCTCATTTCAAATAATCAACTTCGCCTCGGTAATCAAATTTGTTAAAGGAATATCTTAATTGATATTAAGATATATAGAAAAAATGAGCTCTTAGAAAAGAAGATATAACTTACCGacattttttttggtaattatagATTATATTAATCACCAAAGTGGAAaattacataactaagccagTCTAGCACATCTGGTTATCTCAAAAGGGATTTACAACATAGAAAATTTAAAAGCTACATCTATCTAATAGTTTCCTGGCTGAGGCGGTAGCTTTAACACAACAAACACAAGCTATTTTGCGAGCAATATCTTCCATTGTGGTCTTGTCTTCTTGAAAACTCTAGAATTTCTTTCCTTCCAGATTGCATAGATAAAATCTGTGTGTACTAATTGCAATATGTGAGCCTGATGCTTCTTTCCCTTGGTTCCCTTGATGATCCACTGCTGCATTGCATTCCAAGTTATACTCGAGGGTTGGTTGATTTTGATCCATTGGAGCAGTCTCTTCCATAATGTTCTTGCCAAGTAACATTTAAAGAATAGATGATCTCTTGTTTCCTCAGCTAGCTTACACATGATACATATAGGATCCACCTGCATTCTCCAATTCAGCAATTGTCTGTCGTGAGGAACCTATTCTGAATTTGCAACCATAAAATAAAGATGACTTTCGGTCTTGCTAAATTACAACACATGagacttctccattccaccttTGGATAATAATCTAGCATGTGATTATAGGATTGCCTGATCTTACTCCCCTTATCACCAGATGCATGATTTAGAATGTGCAGGTGCTCTTTTGCTCCAAGAACCTTTTTAACCATCCAACAAGCTTGAGTTGGGACCTTGAGAATTCCCATACTTTGGCCTTTAATGTAATAGCTATGTATCCACTTAATCCATAGTTTATTCTGCTTTTGTTCTATATTCCAGTACAATTTTAGGATTTCAACTTTGTTCCACACCTTTAAGTTCACCAAGTTTAGTCCTTCAAATACCTTTGGTATACACATCTTTTCCAAAGATACGAGGGTCTTCTTTGTTATGTTGTTGACACATGACCATATAAAACTCCTATAATAGGCTTGTATTGCTTTCATCACATTCACTGTTATCACAAATAATTGTGCCCAATAAGCTTGAACTCTAAAAATCATTTTCTTGACAAGCTGAATTCTCCCTGCATAGGATAGTTTTTTAGCTGTCCAGGAAGAGATTTTTGCTACTATTTTATCAATCAATGGTTGCCACTGGAGAATGTTGAGTTTTTTGGTGGACAAAGGAACACCAAGATATCAAAAAGGTAATGCACCAAGGTTGTATCCCAGAGTTTGTTGGATTTGCATTATTACATCATCCGAGACTCCTCCAAACTATAAAGCACTTTTTGATAAGTTGTCTTGCAAACCTGAAGTTGTTGTGAATACAGCGAACTTATCATGTAGTAGTTGGACTGAAGCTTGGTCACCTCTTGCGAACATGAGCAGATCATCTGCAAAGCTTAGATGTATGATCTTAAGCTTGTTGCATATAGGATAGTATTTAAACCATTTGTGGTTCGCTAAGTCATTCAGGTTCCCACTAGGTATTCCATAACCATAGCAAATAAGAAGGGAGACATTGGATGACCTTGACGGAGTCCTCGAGCTACCTCAAAAGGTTTTGTTAATTCTCAATTGATCAACAAGGAAAAAGATACAGTGGTAACACATTGCATCACCCGACCTATGAACTTAATAGGGAACCCCAAGGCTGACATTACTTGTTCCAAGTATTTCCAATCAATATTATCATATGCTTTTTGGATATCAAATTTTATCATACACCTAGGTGAGATATTCTTCCTGTTATAAACCTTGACTAATTCATGTGCAAGGATAATATTGTCAGTCAATTTTCTCCCTGGTATAAAACTAGGTGGAGTTTCTGAGATCATAGTTGCTATTACCTGGTCAATTCTATTGGCCAACACTTTTGCTATAAGCTTGTAGAGCACTATACAACATGTTATTGGCCTATATTCCTTTATGGATGTTGGGTTAGGGACTTTGGACAACAATGTGACAGAAGTGCAGTTCAATGCTTTGTGTAGCTTTCTAGTAAGAAGGAACTCCTTGACTGCAACATATATATCCTACTTTATCACTGGCAAAgcttttttgaaaaaacatcTTTTGAAACTTTGTCATCACCAATAAAGCATAGTCCATCATAGATGTCCTTCTAAGTAACCTGTGCACTCAGAGTCAGTTTTGGGAATGATTTAATGTTGAACCTTTCTTCGTAATATTCTTATTTACTGCAATAGTGCTTTGAAATGCAGTTCCCATTAAAGACTGATAGAAAGTAATAGTTTCCTTCTGAATTGCAGCTACTTCCACAAGTTTTTCTCCATTTGCTGAAGTAAGCTCTACAATTTGTTTCTTGTACCTTCTTTCATTCATCACTACTGTAAAATACTTAGTATTTGAGTCACCCAATTTAATCCACATAGCTCTGGACTTTTGTTGCTGATTGTTCTCCTCAATATTACTCCATTTCTCCGTTTGGATTAACAAATCCTTTTCTGCCATTGCTGTAGTATCATTATATTGTGAAGAGAGTTTTTGTTGTGTACTTTGTAAAGTACTCTTGAGTTGTTAGATCCTCTTTGTAACTCCTCTATAATTAGCAATATTTAGTTGACTAAGATGTggtttcaactcttttaacttttgCCATACATTTTTGAGCTTGTTTTCTTGATGTCTGTCAGTCCAGCTTCTTTACACTATTGGAAGAAAAGACTCATGTTGTGTACAAATATTGTCGAATCTGAATGGAGCTttagtgttggttgaatttatTTCCATATCCATAACCGTAGGTATGTGATCTGAAATGTGAGGAACTCTATACTCCATTACCAATTGGCCATATTGCAATATCTATTCTATCTGGCTCAAGTTGTTTGTTTTACCATGTATAAAATTCCCCTTTCCAGAGTACTTCATTTGATAATAGATCATGTATACATTCAACAAAGTCCTTAGTTTCAACCCTTGTCACTGAAGCACCATACAGTCTATTTTGTCCTTATAGGAGAGCATTGAAATTCCCCATATTAGCCAAGGTTTAGTGCATTGAGTTGCCAGCTTCTTTAGATCACTCCATAAAGTCTTCCTCTACTCTATAGTACTATATCCATATACCATTGTCATACGACAATCAATCTTCTTGTCTCTACTAATCACTTCACAATGAAGGTACTTGGCACCTTGTGCAAGTTCCTCAACTTGATAATCATTTCCATCCCATAATATTCAGATTCTCCCATTCATAGCATTGGTATAGTTATGCAGCATATTCCAGCTAGGTGTTATTCTTTGAGCTATAGCAGTTGCCTTATGTACTTTAACTCTAGTTTCTACCTAGCCTACTAGTTTTGTATGATTAGCCTTTATGTAACTATTCAGTTCCTTCTATTTGTACCTCTTATTAGTACCCCTTATATTCTATACTAGGCAAGACATTTAAACATTCTCGGAGGTGCCACCTCCTTCATCAGGAAGTGTTACGGGAGCCATCACAGTATTTATATGTTGTAAGACTTCAAAGGTATTCTTCATTGGCAGAGATATAGCTTGAGCATAACTCTTCGAGCCACTACTTCCTGGTAGAACAGTGTTGGGCTTGTCTAACTGTTTCTTTTTAGCAACCACTGCTGTAAACACCTCATCATCATGCAACATCTCTTTTAGCTTGAGATTTCCATCTCCTTGTTGAGTTGGGACTGATATATTTGTATGTGGCCTCTGCTGATCCTGATCATTTGTTTCTCTAGGTAGCCAAGTAGGGATCAATATTGGTTGTTTCTGTTTAGCATGCACTTGTTTTAGTCGTGGCTGATCAACTTGCTTGGCCTTCATCTTGTGAAAATTGTGCCCTACCATTATACACACCTCACAATACTCAGTCTTCCAGTCAAACATAATCACTTGCTGGAATGACTGTCCGTTGGCATCCATAACTGTGATTTCTAAAGGCATTGGCTTACTGACATCC
This Solanum dulcamara chromosome 1, daSolDulc1.2, whole genome shotgun sequence DNA region includes the following protein-coding sequences:
- the LOC129894027 gene encoding uncharacterized protein LOC129894027 — its product is MAEKDLLIQTEKWSNIEENNQQQKSRAMWIKLGDSNTKYFTVVMNERRYKKQIVELTSANGEKLVEVAAIQKETITFYQSLMGTAFQSTIAVNKNITKKVKEFLLTRKLHKALNCTSVTLLSKVPNPTSIKEYRPITCCIVLYKLIAKVLANRIDQVCKTTYQKVLYSLEESRMM